Sequence from the Candidatus Krumholzibacteriia bacterium genome:
TGCCCAACAACGTGACCCTGCGGTACGAGGAGCCGTGCTCTGCGTAGGCGTACTGCACGAGGACGATGTCGGTGTGCGCGTCGCCGTCGACGTTTCCCGCCGCCATGCGGTCGCAGGACCATCCGGTCAGTCGCAGCAACTGAGGCGCGAAGGAGCCGTCGCCGTTGCCGAGGATCGTACCCAGCGCCCCCCTCCCCCCTTCGAAGTAGGAGGAGCCGTAACTCACCAGGATGTCCATGTCTCCGTCCTCGTCCACGTCGAGTGACTCGAGGTCGTTAATGTGGCTCTGCGCCATCGCGCCGAGGACGCGGGGCTCAGCGAAGGTCCCGTCTCCAATGCCCCGACGCAGGGACACTTGCCGCCCGGCGCCGACCAGATCGAGGATGCCGTCGCCATCGAAGTCCGCGAGATCGGCGGCTACGGAAGAAGCCGCGTCCGGGAGCGGGTCGAATCCGCCGTCGCCGCGGCCGAGGAGAACTCGGAGAGAGCTTCCGGAGAGCACCGCGTCCGTGTCGCCATCCAGGTCCAGGTCACCCAGAGCGAGAAGCGAACCCTTCGGAGCCGCGAGGTCCGCGGTGCGCAGGAAAGCGCCAGTTCCCGTCCCCGCGAAGAAGGCGATGCCGTCCTCTGCCGAACGGTCGTTCGCGTACGTGGCGGCGATGTCGAGCGCGCCGTCGCGATCGAGGTCGCAGGTCGCGACGCTGCGCGTCGGTCCGCCCGTAGGAATCTCGCCTTCGCTGCCGAAACTGCCGTCGCCGTTTCCGTAGGCGATCGCCACCATCCCCGTGCCAGTGGTCATGGCGACGTCGGCCCGCCCGTCCCCGTCGAAGTCGGAGGTCACGAGCGTCGACGCCCCCGGGGCGGCCACCGAATCCCTGGGCTTGGCGAGACCGCCAGGCGTGCCTCGGTAGACAGAAAGTGTCCCATCGTCCCAGACGGCGACGAGGTCGGAGAAGCCATCCCCGTCGAGGTCGGAGGCGGCGAGTCCGTACGGGTGCTCCGGTGTGCCGCGCGTGTCGACGACCTGCCCCATTCCGAACGTTCCTCGGCCGAGGTTCGGGAAGAACATCACATTCGTGGCGTTGGCGGTCGCGATGTCGATGACGGTGTCGCCGTCCAGGTCGGCGAGCACGATGGCACGGGGACTGTAGTAGGAATCGAGCGCTGCTGGAAAGCCGAAGGAGCCGTTGCCGTTGAAGAGCAAAGACACGCCGCCACGGCTCGCCGACACACAAGCCGCGAGATCCAGATCCCCGTCGGAGTCCAAGTCGGCGCTCGCCACAGCCGTGGGCAACCTGCCGAAGCTCAAGGTCACGCGGTCGCCGAAGCCGCCACCGCCGTCACCTCTCCAAACGAAGACTTCGTCCGTGCCGCGGCTCGCCGCCACCAGATCGAGGTGTGCGTCGGAGTTCAGGTGCGATGTCGTCAGATAGTCCGCGGCGGCCGCCAGGCTCGTGTGGACGGTGAACGTCCCGTCACCGTCTCCGAGAAGGATCGAGATCAGACCTTCACCCTCCTGCCGGTGCGCGACCGCCAGGTCCAATCTCCCGTCGGCGTCGAAGTCGCCAGCGGCGAGAGCGCCGGCGTCCGCGACAACGTCGGAGTCGAGCCTTGATCTCGGGATCCGCCCGGCATTCCCGAGCCAGACCGAAATGCCCTGCGGACCGGAGTTCGCCGTCGCGATGTCGGCGACGCCGTCCCCGTCAAAATCCCCGGCGGCGACCCAGAGCGCCCTGCCTCCGGTGGAGGCGGAGATGAAGCTCGAGTCGAAACGGACGTCGAACGCGCGCCCGGGCGGCGCGACAACGAGCGTTACGAACGCCGCACACCACACGCGGCCTGGGATTGCCGCGCCAGGTCGATCTCGCGAATGGCGTGAATACTGCTTCATGGGCGATACATCGATTTGATCGTTCCCCAAGTTCCACGGGTGATTGCTGTCGGCGGCTCGCAGACGTAGATGCGGAACGTGTAGTCCGGATCCCCGATATCCGCCCCATGCCGGATCCAGCTCCCTTCCGGGATGCGCGTGTACGCCGCGCCGCGCGGGTAGGGGTCGAACTGTCCGCCGAGCCAGCCGCAACCGCCACCCGTCGTTCGCAGGACGAGCGTGTACGTAACAGCAGGGGCGACGCTGGCGGAGGCAGCGAAGTCGATCCCGACCCAATGTCGATCCACTGGAACGTAGGCGAGGGGCACACTCGAACTCGAAATCACCGTGCCCGGAAAACCGCGGCGGATCTCGGCGACGAGGGAGTCCTCGAACAATCTCCCGAACGACCGATTGCCGAGGAACTCGATGCGCGTCAGGTGACCCGCATGGCCGACGACGAAGGTCTGGGCGCGGTAGTAATCGGCCGATGGGCCGCCGGAGATCCCGGGCCACAGCTGCTGGGCCTGGTCCGGGACCTCGCAGGACGCGGCGCATGCTGGCATCGGCCGCAACACCGCGACGAGGAGCACGCAGACACGCACGTCATGGCGCACCGCCGGCTTCCCGGAGACGCGGGACCTGAAGAGTCGGGCGAATCGCATGGCGTACTCGCACCTGCACGAAACTTTCGAACGAGAGCATTGTACCGCGCGCGGCAAGGGATAGGAAGTCCTTGCCAGCCGGGGTGGTGGTTCGTTCCGCGTTATTTTGAGTTCCGTGAGGTGCTCGGCCAGTGTTCTGCCACAAAGCGCCAGGTGCGGCCTGCGGTGGTTGTATTCGCTTTCCCCGCGTGTTTCTTCCGCAGCTCCTGAGGTGTTCTGAAGACCGTGCGGCGATAGAATTCGTCCTCGTGGGTACGATGACTCCTCTCGACCTTGCCCTTGGCCTCGGGAGAGGCAGCTGGAGTATGGCGGTGCTCGCACACAGCCTGTTGGGGGACGTGTACGACAAGAAGGCTCGGCAACAAGAGTCTCCCTGCCAGCAGGATCCCTCCTTCGGGGAGGCCACCAAGCCTCCGGAGGTCGGGCGGAAATCCGCAACGTCGCCGACGGCCACGTGCCATTCAGGGCCGTCTGCTCCGAGCCCTGGGCTATTGCAGCACCGCGAGCTTCCGCGTCAGCCGACGCGTCCCCACCTGCAGTTCGTAGATGTAGAGACCGCTCGCCACCCGTGTGCCCGTGGCGTCGATCCCGTTCCAGGTGACGCGGTAGGCGCCTTCCTCCTGCCAGGAGTCCACGAGCCGACGCACCACGCGCCCGGCCACGTTGTAGATGGTGAGCCGCACGTGCCCGGCGTCCTCGGGGGCAACGGCGTAGTGGATGGTCGTGGCCGGATTCATCGGGTTCGGGCGGTTCTGCTCGAGAACCGTCAGACGCGGCGTCCTGTTCTCCGTCAGATCCGTCGTGCCGCAGGCTGGAGTTCCGTCGCACACCGTCTCGAACGTGCCGGAATCGGTGAGCGAGATCTCATCGAGCCACCAGCCCTCGGCCGGCGTCAGGTTGGCGGCGTTGCAGCCGAGGCGCCAGCGGACGAGCACGGACTTGCCGGCGTAGAGCGGCTGGCCGAGGGGCGCCGTCATGCCACCGAGGTTCACAGTCACCATTTGGAAGCCGTTCGAGTTGCCGCTCCAGAAGAGCGTTCCCCTGGCGAAGGGGCTGCCATTCGGGTTCACCGGCACACGCGTCGAGTTGTAGGTGTTGCCGATGTCCTGCCAGGTCGCACCGCCGTCCGCGGAGATCTCCAGCACCGCGCCGTCGTACCCATCCTCGAGGACGTACTGGTGCCGGAAGCTGAGCACGGAAGTCGGGCTGACGTAGAGCAGCGGCGAGACGAGGACGATGTTCTTGATCGCTGGAGAGTCGCTGGCGAACCAGGCGTGTGTAGGGCTGTAGGCCGCGCTCGTTGTATAGCCCCAGTCGTCGACACCGCTCAGGGCCGCATGGGTGAACCCATTTGGCGCGGTTCCCTCCATGTCATCGAAGAACTGCAGCGGCACCAGCTCCCGGTTCGACTCGAGCTCGAGGTCGAAGGTGCGCGTCACCGTGTAACCGCCTTCGGCGCTGAGATCGAGCGCCAGAGTGGCGGTCGTGAGGCACGGCGTCTGCGAGCTCACGCGGATCGCGAACGGTTGGTCGCCGCCCTCGAAGTGCTGCGCGTCGAGGTCGCCGTAACCGGAGGTCGGATGCTCCACCGAGAGATGGTTGGAGAGGCTGCGGAGCGTCGCGCCCACGGCCTTGGCGTGCGTGCCGCCAGCGTTCCGCACCGTCACCGCGAGGCTCAGGCTTTCGCCGCCGTCAGGCCGGCCGTCGCCGTCGCAGCCTGCCACCTCCGCCACCTGCACGGCGTCGATCACCAGATCCGGGGCGTCGCAGGCAAGTGTCACGTTGCGTTCCACCACGTTGGCGTCGACGTTCCCCTGGCTGTCGCGCGCCCGCACCACGAAGTAATAGGTGGCGTTGGGGGTGAGACCGGTGACGCGATGCTTGAGCAGACTGGTGGAGGCGATCGGCGTCACCGTCGGTACCGGGGAGGAGGAGGAAGCGTAGATGAGATAGGTTACGGGCGGGCTCATGTCGCTCGCCGCCTGCCACTTGAGGTCGGCAACATCGCAAGCCGGCGTGTTGGGGTTGCTGGCCGTTTCGAGCCCGGCGAAGATGGGGGCGTCCGTCTCGGCGCCTGTGCAGAGCGCTGTGGCCTCGCACTGCTGGCGCAGGATCGCGGCATGGGTCACCTGGTAGTCGTCGAGGTTCCAGCCGGGAAGCACGACCCCGGAGGAAGCCAGGTCGGTGGCCATCCGGAAGCGCAGCAGGCAAGTCTGGCCTTGCCAGGGCGCCATCGCCAGGTTCACGGCGTCGAAGAGCGGGTAGCTGGCGTTCATGCCGTTCCAGCACCGCCGACCCGAGATGGAAGACTGCGGGTTGACCATGACCGCGTCGTCGTACCCGACGTCGGTCTGGTCACCGACATCGATCCAGCTTTCGCCGCCGTCCAGCGACAGCTCGAGAAGGCAGCCGTCCCAGTCGTTCTCCGTGTCGTACCGGTGCCAGAACGTTACCACCGTGGTGGCAGACGGCACGAAGGCCGGGGGTTCGAGCGTGACGTCCTTGCCCGTGGGCGGGGCGACGCTGAACCAGGAGTGGCCGGGGATGGCGCCGAACGTGTGGTTGCCGTTCGTGTTGTGGGACCAGTCGTCTTCGTTGATGGTGGAGCCATGCTGCCAGCCGTTCTCCGTCCCTGACTCCATGTCGTCCACGAAGGGCGAAATCGCCACGAAGAGCGAATCGACGGCGAGCTGGACGAGGATGTTCTGGGTTACCGAGTAGCCTCCCGCCGCCGCCAGATCGAGGGCCAGCGAGGCAGTGGCGCCACAGAAGGCGCCTGGGTTCCCGTGGATACGGAACGGCACGATCGTGCTGCCGACCCTGCCGCGCCCGAGGTCCGGGAACTGCGCCGACCCCTGCACCACGGAGAGCATGGGATTCTGGCTGGTGAGGGTGCCGGTGATCCCGGTCGCCGGGGCCGCTGTGGGCCCGTTGCGGATCGTGACCGCGAGGCTCACGTTTTCGCCGGGATCGACGAAGCCGTCCAGATCGCAGCCTCCGGAGACACGGGAGAAAGACACGGAGAGCGATGGCGTAGTGTCGCAGACCTGACCCACGCTGAAGCTCGCCAGCATCTTCTGGCTGCTCGGTCCGATGTTGCGCACGCTGACTCCGGTGGCGGCGCCGGCATGATCGCGCGACGAGGGCAACGTCGTATCGTCCCAGTTGGCGTTGTTCTCGGCGCTGAAGAAATCCTCCGACTCGCCGAACCACGGGCCCACGACGGGCGGCGCCGCTGTTTGCATCTCCCACTGGTTATCGGCCTCGATCACCATCACCTGATAATGACCGGTCAGGCACGGGTTGCCCGTTGGGCAGGACTCGTCATTCTGCGTCAGGACGTTGTTGTCTATGTGCGTGATCAGAAAACCGGTGCCAAGAAGGTACTGGTCCCACTTCTTGCGCTGCCGGTTCTCCACCAGGAACCACTCGTTCTGCGAGTAATCCCCGCCGCGCCAGAGCTTCACGGCCTCTGCCGCGTCGCCCTGGTAATAGAGCGGCGCCGTCTCGTCGCAGACGACCTCGCGCGGTGCGAGCCAGCCGAGTTCCTCCTTGCTCCAAGCGCACATCTGCGTCGGCGTGGCTGGGTGAGCATAGTCGCCGCCGTACGCGCCAGCGGCCATGAGGCAATACAGGCCCATCCCGCCGGTGCTCACCTGTCCCGCCGGGTCGTAGGCCGTGCGGTCGTAGAGGTCCGGCAGCCCGAGGGCGTGGCCGAACTCGTGGCTGAAGACGCCGATCTCGATGCGGCCGGCGAAGCAGGACAGCGCCGGCATGATCACGTAGTCGTCGACCAGGAGGGGCTGGCCGTTGGCGCCGATGTCGTTGGTGACAAAGGGCTGGCCGTGCTGGGTCCAGCCGGAGTACGAGAAGGAGTGCGACCAGATCTCGCTGCCACCGCATTCGCCGCCTTCGTTCGGGTGCACGAACATGACGAGGTCCACCTTGCCGTCGTCATCGCCGGAGTTGGGGACGTTGTCGGGCCCGTCATTGTCGTAGATGCGGAAATCGAGCGTCGGGTCCGCGGCCTGCAGCGTGTGGCGGATGAAGGCACCGGCCTCCCCCGACGCGGCGCTCGTTCCCAGGCCATTGTCGTCGCCGGTGTAGAACAGGCCGGGCTCGGGCAGGGGGAACCAGCCGAACACGCCGCCCTGTAGATCGAAGGTGCCGTACGACATGTCCCGATAGTGCTCGCGCATCGACCCAGGCTGGCCGAGCGGGTTGGTGGCGCCGTACTCGAGGCTGAAGAGCTCGTCCACGAGATCGGTCACGGGCCAGTCGGGGGCAGGCTTGTCGGCGTAGATGCCGGCAAGAACCGGGCAGAAGCGCGTCGTGGTGATGCGCGACGAGGCGATCGTCTCGGCCGAGCTGCGGGAGTGCCCCTTGCGCTCGAGCTCGCGGACGAGCTGGCGTCGTTGCAACTTCTGGCGCTCCACCACGCTGCGAAAACCTTGGCGAGGGTAGAAGAGTCCTGGGTCTCGGCGCAGCTCCTCCCGTACCGAAGCGGGCAGGCCGCGGCTGTTTCCGGGCGCTGGTGGCGGCATGGCGTTCGCTGCTCGGGGCACCAGGAGGAGCAAAGCCACGGTCACGGCCCAGGGCCGTGCGATGGTGATGGGCCAGGTCCGTGCGATGGTGATGGCCCGAGGCCGCGCGATGGAGAAGGGCCTGCCGCATGATCTGGTGGGTACACGGCCATTCCGCGGGTATTCGACACGATGCATTTCCGCTACCTCTAGGTCGAATGCGGTGAATGTTTGAACGGGCGCCGCGCTCGGTCGAGACAGGCTGTGCTTCCCCGTCGTCGCTGCGCACGCGGCGCCCATTCCTATCGGTACAGGCCCTTCACACCACCCCAAACCCAAGTCTCGATCGGCACGAGCAAGCAGGGCTCGGCCACGAAGCAACTCTCTTCGCCGTTGGTCCCTGTGGCTTGGAACTTCCCGGCGAGCCAGGAGGCCTCATGGCCACCTTGCGGAAGAGTGCAGATGTTGCGGAAGTCGGCTGCCGAATCGAGCGTGGTCCCCAGATTGGTGAGCGACAGGGTGTAGCGCACCGTTCCCGCGACGACGAGAGGCGAGAAGACGTCGCCCTGGGCCACGCACGCTGCGTAGACCTGCGGGTCGACCAGACCGGCCTTGACGCCCTCGAGGGTGGTCACGCCGTTGGTGAAGATGCCGAACCCGCCGGTGGCGCTCGATCCCTCCAGGTGATACCAGGTGGTTCCCTGGTCGGCGACGAGCGTCGTGCACGCCGCAGGGATGGGAACGCCGTCGTAGACCGTGCCCGTGCTGACGATGCTCGAACCCGCCAGGATGGTGGCGCCGGTGAGGCTCACGCCGGTGCCCGGAGGCACGTTGAAAAAGAACCCGGTGAGGACGGGATTCCCGAGCGCCGGGCTCTGGAAGGGGAAGACTCCGGAGGTGTTCTCGATGGTGAAGGTCACCGTCGCCGTCCCGGTCCCGGAGGCGAAGTTGCCGCCCGTGGCCGTGAAACCGATGGTGGCCTGAAACGACACTGTTTGATTCTCGGGACACAGGCCGTCCACGTTGGCGACGATCTGATCGGCCGACGCCGCGCCGGGCGCAAAGGCGAGGGTCACGATCGCAACGAACAGTGTTTTCATGGCGTGGCTCCTTGGTTGCGCGGTGGTTGTACCAAGCATCTCTCTCGGCCGACACCTCACGGCCCGCTCCTCCCTTCGCTGGGCATCAGCGGAGCAGTGTCATTTTCCGCGTCGCCAGGGTTCCGCCCCCTGCGAGCTCGTAGAAGTAGACGCCGCTCGGCATGTCGAGTCCCGCCTTGCTGCGCCCGTCCCACCAGACCAGGTGCTCTCCCGCCGGACGCTCCTCGTTCAGGAGCACCTGAACCAGTCGGCCGGCGACGTCATAGACGGCGAGTCGAACCCGGCCCCCTTGCGGCAGCGCGAAGGCGATGCGGGTGCGGGGGTTGAACGGGTTCGGCACGTTCGGGTCCAGCCGGTAGGCCGGAGGCGTCGTCGCGATCTCGGGCTGGTCGCTCGTTGTCATCTGCGTCGTCGAGATCGTGTACAAATGGTACGGACTCGGCTGGCTCTGTGAATTGGCGACGACGAAGGTGTAGGGGCCGCCGGCCGGGATCCAACGCACGACCTCGGTGGCCCCGTGCGTCGCCGACTGCGCCATGAGCCTTCCCAACGGATCCAAGAGGTAGAGAGAGAGCGCGTTGCCGTCCGGCACCTCCAAGACCGCCGTGATCAGAAGAGTGGACGAGTTCGTGGCGACGAGGTGAGGGGCGCCGGTCAGAAGGTCCGTCAATCCAGCAACGGTGCCCGCTGCAGAAACGGAAGTCTCCGTCGGGTTGCCGGTCCCGCTGCTGGCGCCATCATGAATGACGAACTCGTCCACGTAGATCATGTCCCTCTGCGGCTCGGGAGAGTCGTTCCGCACCACGAGACGGAAGACGTGGTCGCCATCGGCCGTCTCGAAGGCAGCGACCTCTCCGAAGCTGAGATCCTTCTTGCCGGAGTGGTCCGGCTTGTCCGGATCCGCTGGATCACGGTGGAAGTCAACGAGTCCCTGCGAGGTGGCGTCGATGAAGACTTCGGCATTGCCGCCCCGCGGCCCGCGGGCGATCCGCATCTCCACTTTCGACCCCGACCAGGCGAACTCGAGGAAAGCTTCGCCCCCGCCAGCGCCGACGTTGCGGCAGTAGTGGCCGTCACTGGCGCGCGAGTCCTCCACGCGGTGCCAGCCGCCGCTGCGGCTGACGCTCGGGTCGTCGCAATCCAGATGCGTGATGACGGGTGGCGTGGCCACTCGGCCCACGGCAGCGGCGGCGTTCACCAAACCGAAACCATGCAGCGGATCCCATCCGGGAGCACCGAGATCCGTTGCGGTTTCGTCGATGATCGCGCGCACCTGCTCGTTCGAGAGCAAGGGGTCGGAGCCGAAGACCAGAGCAGCCACGCCGGACACGTGCGGGCACGCCATGGAGGTGCCACTCAGCTTGGTGAAGTCACTCCTGCCGTTGAATATCGTCACCGTCGGATGGTCCGGCAACGCGGCCAGGGCCGCGCCGTCCTCCTGTGACATGGAGACAGCAGGCACCCAGTCGCGGCCGCGCGTGTCGTCCCGGGCAGTCCCGAGGGTGCCGTTGAAGTTGCCCGCGGCGTTGTTGTAGAGGATGACGCCAATGGCCCCCGCGTCCTGCGCCGCTCGCACTTTGTCGGCGAAGCTCGTGCCGCCGCGCTGTACCAGCACGATGTTTCCGGCGGACTCGGGCGGGTAGTCCGAGGGCAGGAGCCCGAGGCCCGCATCGACGGCCAAAGCAGTGATCCCTGGGGTCGTGGCCGCGAACTCCAAGGGATTGGCGTCGAGCCTCGCTCCAGCGTGGTCGACGCGGGCTTCACTGCCCGTGCCGCGGGGGAAGGTGGAGCGGACGTCGACCCCTGGCGCTACGACCTCGAGGCCTGGTCCGAAGTCGGAGAACTGCGCTCTTGCGAGCGTCCTATCCACGGCTCCGACGGCCAGCACGTCGGGATAGCCGGCGGGGAAGTTGAGGACCGGCGTTCCCACACCCTCCACGCCGTTGCCCGCGGCGGCGACCACCAGCAGGCCGGCCGCGAAGGCCGCCCCGTAGGCGGAGAGGCCAGTGGTGCTCGGTACCCTGCCGCCGAGGCTCATGCTGGCGACGCGAATATCGTTCTGCACGCACCAGTCGATGGCGGCCAGGATGTCCGATTCGAAGCCGCTGCCGGCATCGCTCAGCACCTTTAGGGCGTAGAGCTCTACCTCGGGGGCGACACCGACCACGCCGACGCCGTTGCGCTCGCCGGCGATGGTGCCGGCGCAGTGCGTGCCGTGGCCATGGCCATCTGCCGGCACGGGTGTATCGGTGACGAAGTTGTAACCGCCGCGGAAACGGTCATCGAGATCGAAGTGCAGCGCATCGATGCCGGTGTCGAGAACAGCCACCTTGATCGTCCGCCCGGTGGTCCGCTCCCAGACCGCTGGCGCGCCGACGGTCGTGATGCCCCAGGGAACGTCCTCACCGTCTGCCGTAGAGAAGGCCGACCCCTGCATCGGCACCGAGGTCGGCGAACCCTCGGCGTCGTGTTGGAAGACGAGGGAGCCCGCATAGGGCCCCGACGCCGGGGGACGAAAGCTCACCTCGAAGCCTTGGCTCGTCCCCGGCGCCAGGACTGCTCCGCTCGGCGTGACGGTGAAGGCGGTGTTGTTGGAGGTCACGTTGGAGACGGTGAGGGAGCGAGTGGAGCTGCTGTTGGTGACCGTCGCCGTGATCGTCCCGCTCGCTCCAGCCTCGAGGCTGCCGAAGTCCAGGCTTCCTGGTTGGACGGAGAATTCCGCCGTCACGCTCTGTAAGGGGAAGCTGCGCCCGCCGCCGCTGTTCGGAGCGCGATCGATGTTGACGAGCACGCCGCCCACGCCGGTGGCGCCCACGAGCTGCTGGCACTCGACGTAGGGGCTCCCCAGGACGTCTCCCGCTCCCGGAGCGGCGTTGCCGTTCGGCGCGCCGGCGAAGTTCGTGTTGGTCATCAGGATCTCGATGATCCCGCTCTCGACGTGGATCGCCCCGGCATCGGCAGGACCGACATCGGTGGCGAAGTTGCCATCGATGAAGCCGTAGCCGAAGGTGGGGGGTCCGGTCTCGGGCTTGCGCATTTCGACGTAGTACTCGTCTGCCGCGGTGCTGCCGGGTTTCTGCAGGGAGAAGACGAGCTTCCAGATGCCGTTGATGGGAAAGCCGTCGCCTGTCTGCGGGTTCGCCCCGGCGAGGCTTTGCACCCGAATCGAGAACAGCAGGTGCTCCGTATCGGGCTGGGACAGCCAAGCTGCAAGGATGTCCTGAGTCGCGTTTCCCGGCGGCGACTGGTCCCCGGCACTGGCACTCTCGTCGATCTCGGGGTCACTCTCGTTCCCCTGTGCGAGCATGACATTGTCCGGCTCGACGTAGTGCACCCGGTCATCCTGGCGGATCGCCTCGACGATGGCGTCACTCCCGGCCTGGATGGCGTAGGCCGGCACGAGCGAGTAGGCATGCAGGATCTGGGCACCATGCCCGGTGACCATGGCGCGCTCGCTTGGGCCCGGTGGGTTGTAGAAGGCGACGAAGTAGCGCCCTGCCGCGGACGCCACTGGGCGCTCCATGGGATAGCCGCCGAGCCTCTGGCCTTCGCCGGCTTGCTTCCCGAGGGAGGGATCGGCCCCGAGAGCGAGACAGGCGATGAAGACGGAAACCCAATGACTGGGACGTCGAAGGCAGGATTCCATGACCAGGCTCTCCCGGATACTGGAAGGAGTCTGCTGCACCGCTCGGCGCGGAGCGCGGCCACCTCCATGGTGCATTCTTGGCGGAGGAGAACGAGGGAGAGTCTCGCGAAAGGAGAATGACGTCGCCGTGAATTCCGCATTACATGTGCTTCATCCTGGTACCGGCCAGCGGAGGGGCAGAGAGGAGCCGCCGGCTCACATCCTTTGGCGGCAGAAACACATTGAATCTGCGGTACTTCTTCAACATCGTGGGGGAGGCGCAGGCTCGTTGCCTTGATCCAGCTCCGGAACCAGGCGGCGGACGTGCAAGAGGGACCGAACCCCCATGGGCCGGCGGTATGGCGCTTCCGAGACTCCCCCCCAGGAGCCCACGGAGGCCGGCGCGTCAGCAGCCGGGCCGGCGCCAGCCGCTGTCCGGGAGTTGCCGGCGCTCGACGGGGGCGATGCTCTGCCTACTTCTCGCCGCGACGGCGCCCGCCGCGTCCCAGCCCACGACCCCCACGGAGCATCAGGTCAAGGCAGCGTTTCTCTACAACTTCGGTCGTTTCGTGACCTGGCCCGCGCGCGCCTTCGCCGACAGCACGGCCCCCTTGCTCGTGGGCATCCTGGGTGAGGATCCCTTCGGAACGGAAATCGACGCCATGCTGCGGGGCAAGACGGTGGAAGGCAGGCCGGTGCAGGTGCAGCGTTTCCAGGAGCTTCGGGATCTCGGTCCTTGCCACATCCTCTTCACCGCTCGGTCGGATCCCGCTTTTTTGCAACAGTTGTTCGCCACCCTGCGCGGGCGCCCGGTGCTGACCGTCGGCGAGTCGACGGATTTCACCTCTCGCGGTGGGGTCATCCGGTTCTACTTGGAAGAAAACAGGGTGCGCTTCGAGATCAACGTGCGGGCGGCGCAACGGGCCGAGCTGTGGATCAGCTCCAAGCTGCTGAAGCTGGCACGGATCGTCGGGGAGGAGTCCGAGCGCTGACATGAAGAGATTTCGCGACCTGGCCATCCAGCGCAAGATGATCCTGATCATCATGGCCACGACCATGGTGGCGTTGCTGCTCGTCTGCTCTGGGTTCGTGGTGTACGACGTGCTGGCTTTTCGCCGCTCCATCCTGGGGAATCTGTCGATCCTGGCCAGCGTCATCGCCTCGAACAGCACGGCGGCGCTGGCCTTCGGCGACAGCGCCGCCGCTGGCGAGACCTTGGCGGCACTCCAGGCGGAGACCCACATCGTCGAAGCGGCGATGTACAACTCCCAGGGACAAGTGTTCGCGACCTACTCCCGCGCCGCCGGCGGGACGTTTTCGCCTCCCCCTCCGCAAGACGATGGACACCACTTCGGTGACGACCACCTGTCCCTGCACCGGGGCATCGAGTTGGCGGGGGAGCGGCTAGGGACGCTGTACATCCGCTCGGATCTGGCAGCCATGCGTACGCGGCTCACCCGCTACGCCCAGATCGTCGGTCTCGTCGTCGCCACCTCGCTCGTCGTGACCCTGTGGCTCTCCGCCCAGCTGCAGCGCCTCATCTCCGCTCCCATCCTACGGCTCGTACACACGGTGCGCCGAGTCTCGGCGGAGAGCGACTACTCCTTGCGCACCGCGAGCACGGGACGGGACGAGCTCGGGACCTTGATCGACACCTTCAACGAGATGCTGGGGCAGATCCAAACGCGGGAAAGCGCCTTGCAAGAGCGCACCCGGCAGCTCGAGGCGGCGAACAAGGAGCTCGAGTCCTTTAGTTACTCCGTCTCCCACGATCTACGTGTCCCGTTGCGCGCCATCGACGGCTTCTCGCTCATCCTCCTCGAGGAGCATGGTGGGGAACTGGGCGCCGAGGGGAAACGACTGTTGCAGGTCATCCGCTCGAGCGCTCAGGAAATGGGTCAGCTCATCGATGATCTGCTGTCCTTCTCGCGCTTCGGGCGGCTCCAGATGGAGCGATCCGAGGTGGATATGAACGGTCTCACTAGACAGCTGGTGGAAGAACTGCTGGCTCTGGAAGGCCCGCGCCGTCCACGGGTGGAGATCACCGACCTGCCCGCCACCCAGGGCGACCGCCGCATGCTACGGCAGGTGTTCGTGA
This genomic interval carries:
- a CDS encoding ATP-binding protein; protein product: MKRFRDLAIQRKMILIIMATTMVALLLVCSGFVVYDVLAFRRSILGNLSILASVIASNSTAALAFGDSAAAGETLAALQAETHIVEAAMYNSQGQVFATYSRAAGGTFSPPPPQDDGHHFGDDHLSLHRGIELAGERLGTLYIRSDLAAMRTRLTRYAQIVGLVVATSLVVTLWLSAQLQRLISAPILRLVHTVRRVSAESDYSLRTASTGRDELGTLIDTFNEMLGQIQTRESALQERTRQLEAANKELESFSYSVSHDLRVPLRAIDGFSLILLEEHGGELGAEGKRLLQVIRSSAQEMGQLIDDLLSFSRFGRLQMERSEVDMNGLTRQLVEELLALEGPRRPRVEITDLPATQGDRRMLRQVFVNLVANALKFTRHQADPRVTIGGFATASETVYFVRDNGVGFDMRYADKLFNVFQRLHSTEEFEGTGVGLAIVQRIVHRHGGRVWAEGEVGHGATFYFALPGQVLEASPGAGYS
- a CDS encoding YfiR family protein; translation: MLCLLLAATAPAASQPTTPTEHQVKAAFLYNFGRFVTWPARAFADSTAPLLVGILGEDPFGTEIDAMLRGKTVEGRPVQVQRFQELRDLGPCHILFTARSDPAFLQQLFATLRGRPVLTVGESTDFTSRGGVIRFYLEENRVRFEINVRAAQRAELWISSKLLKLARIVGEESER
- a CDS encoding S8 family serine peptidase, whose translation is MESCLRRPSHWVSVFIACLALGADPSLGKQAGEGQRLGGYPMERPVASAAGRYFVAFYNPPGPSERAMVTGHGAQILHAYSLVPAYAIQAGSDAIVEAIRQDDRVHYVEPDNVMLAQGNESDPEIDESASAGDQSPPGNATQDILAAWLSQPDTEHLLFSIRVQSLAGANPQTGDGFPINGIWKLVFSLQKPGSTAADEYYVEMRKPETGPPTFGYGFIDGNFATDVGPADAGAIHVESGIIEILMTNTNFAGAPNGNAAPGAGDVLGSPYVECQQLVGATGVGGVLVNIDRAPNSGGGRSFPLQSVTAEFSVQPGSLDFGSLEAGASGTITATVTNSSSTRSLTVSNVTSNNTAFTVTPSGAVLAPGTSQGFEVSFRPPASGPYAGSLVFQHDAEGSPTSVPMQGSAFSTADGEDVPWGITTVGAPAVWERTTGRTIKVAVLDTGIDALHFDLDDRFRGGYNFVTDTPVPADGHGHGTHCAGTIAGERNGVGVVGVAPEVELYALKVLSDAGSGFESDILAAIDWCVQNDIRVASMSLGGRVPSTTGLSAYGAAFAAGLLVVAAAGNGVEGVGTPVLNFPAGYPDVLAVGAVDRTLARAQFSDFGPGLEVVAPGVDVRSTFPRGTGSEARVDHAGARLDANPLEFAATTPGITALAVDAGLGLLPSDYPPESAGNIVLVQRGGTSFADKVRAAQDAGAIGVILYNNAAGNFNGTLGTARDDTRGRDWVPAVSMSQEDGAALAALPDHPTVTIFNGRSDFTKLSGTSMACPHVSGVAALVFGSDPLLSNEQVRAIIDETATDLGAPGWDPLHGFGLVNAAAAVGRVATPPVITHLDCDDPSVSRSGGWHRVEDSRASDGHYCRNVGAGGGEAFLEFAWSGSKVEMRIARGPRGGNAEVFIDATSQGLVDFHRDPADPDKPDHSGKKDLSFGEVAAFETADGDHVFRLVVRNDSPEPQRDMIYVDEFVIHDGASSGTGNPTETSVSAAGTVAGLTDLLTGAPHLVATNSSTLLITAVLEVPDGNALSLYLLDPLGRLMAQSATHGATEVVRWIPAGGPYTFVVANSQSQPSPYHLYTISTTQMTTSDQPEIATTPPAYRLDPNVPNPFNPRTRIAFALPQGGRVRLAVYDVAGRLVQVLLNEERPAGEHLVWWDGRSKAGLDMPSGVYFYELAGGGTLATRKMTLLR